The sequence ACTTAACTTCATATGATATTAAAACTCTTGAATTAAAAACTTTTTGTAGAGCTAGAAGAAAACTTGTTCAAGCTTGTGCTTCAGTTAAAATTCAATTAAATACATATGTAGATCAGCTTTTTCCTGAATTACATGATGTTTTTAAATCTGGTATTCATACAAAGTCTTGTTATCAATTGCTGAAGGAATTCACTACCCCTAAAGCTATTTCAAAAGCTCATCTTACTCGCCTTACAGGGCTATTATCTAAAGCTTCAAAAGGTCATTACAGTAAAGATGATGCTAAAAGACTTAGAGAGGTAGCAAAATCTTCAGTAGGCATTGAAAACAGTGCCTTAGTTTTGAGAGTTATTCATGCTATTAGACAAATAGAACTATTAACTCTCCAAATTTCTGAAATTGAATCTTCAATTGAAAGTTCAATGAAAGAAATCAATTCAGTTGTAAAAACTATCCCTGGTGTAGGTAGTTTAAACGGTGCTA is a genomic window of Fusobacterium sp. SYSU M8D902 containing:
- a CDS encoding transposase yields the protein LTSYDIKTLELKTFCRARRKLVQACASVKIQLNTYVDQLFPELHDVFKSGIHTKSCYQLLKEFTTPKAISKAHLTRLTGLLSKASKGHYSKDDAKRLREVAKSSVGIENSALVLRVIHAIRQIELLTLQISEIESSIESSMKEINSVVKTIPGVGSLNGAMIISEIGDINRFDSPCKLLAYAGLDPSVVQSGNFT